GCGCCTTTTTCTTCCCCTTCATAAGGGGGAGATGTTTGGCTTCCTTTGCTTTTTTCTCCCCCTTCATAAGGGGGAGATGTCCGAAGGACAGAAGGGGTCAACTCCTCCACGCCGTCGGCGCTGTAGCGCTTGAAATTCGTGAGCACCTTCGGGTCGAGGAGTCGGTCTATCTCGTCCGGGGCGAGGGTTTCGTTGTAGAAAATCTCGTTGCGCTTCTCGTCCTCTTTGTCCTGCCCGCCTTCGAGCACGCAGTCCTTATATGGCCACGCCAGCACAACGTCGTTTATCTCCCTGAAATATTTCCCGCGCGAATCCATGAGGCCAATCTTGTTGCGAAACGCGGTGAACGAATCCGGCAGAAACTCCTTGTCGTTCACGAACTGCACGAATTTGTCCTCGTCGAACACGAGTATTTTGTCGTCCACCTCCACGAAAAAGTGTTTCTTTATCTGCGCGTCTTTGAGGAGCAGGCGAATGAGCGGGGCCTCGTGCTTGAGGGCGTCCTCGGTGAGTTTGTTCTTTAGCGGTTTGCCGTCCGCGACATATTCGGTGCCCTGTATAAGCGCGACGAGATTATCTTTGAGATTTTGCATGGTTATTCTTTCTCTCTTAATACGGAGCTTAAATATCTAAAAAGGCCGGTAGTCACTAAAATAATTCCTTCCGCCTGTTTGCGGTCGAAATGAAGATTTTTATCGGTGTGACGAACCCTATTGGCAATGCCGGAAGTTTTCTTACGGACCTCCTCGAACCATTTAGCCACCGATTCGCCATTATTATCTTCGTAGCGGTCGAATTCACTCAACATCTCCGCTATTTTCTGGGTTTTTTTTGAGCTTTTTAGAGGTTCCAGGGCGTTATAACATTTGGCAACAGCTGTTTCGTAATCGCCCTTATGGAATTTTTCAACGGCCTCTTCGAGTCTTTTGACCGCCGTTTTATATTCTTCGCCCAAGTCTATGCTTTCCATTGGCAGTTCGATAATCGCAATCGAACCGTAACTGAAGTCATTTATTTTTTTCGTCCAATCGGATTGCGCGATACACAGTCTGCAGGTTCCAGTAACAGTTTGCCTTTCGCCAATAACGCTTATTTCTTTTTCCCCATCTACCTTCAAGGGGTATAAGATACCCGTTTCCAATTCTATATTTATCTCGAAATTCGCATCGCCCTTTCTCGTCTCTTCGATTTTAGCCAGAATTCTCTGATTTAACGGAAATTCGATTAAAATATCCTGAGGATGACTTCGTTTAGAAGAAATATGGCCAAGTTGTGCGTTGCTATGCCCGAACGAAATTATATCGTTTTCATAAATTAATTCTGCTTTAACGCCGGTTATTTCATAGTGGCGTTGTTCGCTTTTCGGTCCTATTGGCTTCAAATCGAGTTTAATCGGTAATCCCAGAATAGGGAATAACGTGCCCCCTTTTGCATAAAAATTTCTTTCTGTTATTGAACCTTCAATACAGCTATAATTCTCAATAGAGTTGAATCTTATTCCCGCCATCTTTCCGCTCCTTAATTTTCTTTTTGTCCTAAACAATATAAATCGTGAATTCCGGGGGCGCAAGAAAAATTCGGTCTTTTCCGCGGCGCTAAGTAAAAAATCACCCGATGTTTAACCAGCCGTGGTCGGCAGCGGCGACGGGCGTTCTTGCTCAACGGATTTGCTGTTAACAAATCCCTAGCTAAAATTGCATGGATATTTCATTTGATATGTCCCAGTATTCCAATAATAGAGGTTTGACTGCTGTAAGTTGTGGATAGAAAATGCGCTCGCGATTCAACTTTGAGGAGAAAGAACCTGCCCAGTTTTAAAGTCATCTAGGGCGCTTTGGGCTTTCGCCCTTTGATAATTATATTTGGCACGGAGGAGATAGTCTTCCATGACCTCCAGCGCTTGCTCCTTATGGCCGTCGAGATAAAGAGCATATGAATAATTGTAATTGAAGTCGAAGCGTTGGGGGCTGTCTTCGAGTGCGGTTTTAAAGAAGTGTCTAGCAGATTTATCGTCGCCATCAATGAAATATGAAAGTGCAATGTTTGTTTGGATGTTCCCCCGATTGGCTCCTGACTGTTCAGCTTTGATCAGATAATGCCGGGCTTCGTTCGTTCTACCCATCTCGATAAGTGTTCCTCCCCAGTTTAAAAGTAGCACAGGATTGTCTGGATAAAGCTTGTTTCCAGCTAAAAAGATTAATTGTGCGAGTTCAAAGTCTTTGCCAGCGCTAATATCCTTAATCAACAGAGTAATGACCATCAACTCCATCAGGGATTTGTCCCAATCGGCTGGAGGTTCCTCGTCGCTGTTTCCGAGGTCCAAAAGAGTAGTGACATGTTTGGCATCATACTCGAACTTGACTATACTTTTTCCATCTAATTTCTTGGAAACCAAGGGATACATCATGCCGGCTAGAGAGGCTATACGCTTATATTCCTTCGGCATTTGAATACCGTAATCGAGTGCTTTGAGTGCTACATTTGCGGCAAGTGAGTATTGTTTTCGGACGGAATATTCTCCAATTAAATAAGAATAAGGGGGCTCAGAGAATGGTTCGTTTTCGAGGCACCAGTTACAGTGTCTTATTATTTCGCTATGCCTTATTTCACTATTTGGATTGAAAAAATAAATCTGTGCTAGGCGCTCATGTGGCGATTTAAGCTTGAGATAGGGGCTGGATTCCCTGAGGAGTATATCTTCTGTGCGTCGAAGCCCGCGCATGTTATCGACGTTTATATACAGCCACGAAAAAAGAAGTAGCAACGTAGCCATAAGCGCAATAATCGATTGGCGTTGTGGAAGAAGGGGGAGCTTCAGGGCGGTTAAGATTATCAAAGGTAAAAGCAAGGTTGCAGCTAAATCCCAGTCCAGCCCACCGAATGACAGATTGAGGCAAAAAAGCATCACTAAAGAAACTACGACAACCGGTGTTAGGTGGCTTTTTGGGTGGTTTTTAGGATATATTATTAATATTGCAAGAACCGTTGGACTTGCGAATAGAATTAAGTTCAGATAGGTTATAAGATGGTTTAGCGATAGGAAATAATCCAGGTCGGCTATCGGCAAGAAAGCCTGTTCCGAAGGCATATCCGCAACAGATGACAATATCCAAAATAAAACTGCTATCAATATTGCGCTGGCAAGCGCGATATATCCAGCTCTTCTAAAACGATTCAGCAAGAGGGCGAGTAGTATTGCCATGGGGAAATATAGTGCGGTGGATACTATTGCCGGAATTATAAAAAGGTATCTTTTAAGGGAGTTTTCAGAGCTGTTTTTTAGATATACATGCAAGGCCCATATTGCCACGGCCAATGATGGTGCGTAGTATTCACAATGAGTGAAAACCAAAACCGCTCCAGAAAATGCTATGCCGAAAAAAACGAGAATTCGGTTGAATGCTTCCTCTTCAACAACCGAGGAGAGTTTGTAGGCAAACATCCCGAAAAATCCTGCCGAAATAAAATGCCAGAGATAGATCGATATTCTCCATGAAAGGATGTCCCCATTGCCAAAAACCCCACCGATCCACCCGATTAAGATCGAGGTAACTTTATATAATGCAATTGTGACTATACTGTGGATGGAATACGCCGATGTATCAGGAAAATTATGAACTACGCTGAATATCATGTGGGAATCGCCCCATAGAAAATGCGAAGACTTGAGGAAACATGCACCGAAGGCAAATACTACAAAAATGAAAAAACAGATTATCCTTTTCCGAGAGTCTTTAAAAAGAACATCGCCGAAACAACTGAGAATACCAGCGAAATATCGTGTTGTTTTTTCATCTATAAAGGACAGAAATATTAACCACAGAGTGATTTGTATTCCCAGCGGAAGGTAGAAAAACCCCGAGAAACTCCATAGTTTGCCCGGTAGAAAATACCCAATTTGAAGCAATGCGGCATAGACCGCGAAAAGTAATGGAATTGTCTTTTTCGCGGTATTCATAATTCAGTTTATTCCGATTCCAAGTCTTTCAAGTCGTATTTTTCTATTTTTCGGTATAGAGTGCTAACATCTATTCCGAGCATCTCTGCAGCTTTGGCTTTCTTCCATTCATGAGACATTAGAACCCAAAAAATATAGGCTTTTTCGACAGTTTCCATTGTGGGAAGATACTCGTCAGGGATTGTAATAAATGGCGATGTGGTTTCATGTGGCGTCGCCTCTTTGGCCGAATCCGGAAGATGTTTGGGTTGTATCTCGCTTTTATCGGCCATGAGGATTGCGCGTTCGAGGGCGTTCTCCAGTTCACGGACATTGCCCTTCCATGGGGCTCTTTCGATTAGTTCGGCCGATTTTTCTGAAAAGGTCTTTGGGAGTTCTTCGGTGCGAATAGCAATTTTTTTCAATATTTGATTGGCGATGGGGAGTATGTCCTCGCGCCTCTCCCGTAGCGGAGGAATATGCACGTGAAACACGTTAAGTCGGTAATATAGGTCTTCTCTGAAAGAGCCGTCGGCGACCATAGTCTTGATATTAGAGTTTGTTGCGGCTATAAGGCGGACATCGATTACAGTAGGCGATGTTGCCCCGACAGCAGTTATCTCGCGCTCTTCTAATGCGCGAAGTAGTTTAACCTGAATAGCTGGTGATGTAGTTCCCACTTCATCGAGAAGGAAAGTGCCGTTGTTGGCGGCCTCGATAAGGCCCATTTTGTCCTTGATTGCGCCGGTGAACGAACCTTTCCGATGGCCGAAAAGCTCACTCTCCAGAAGTTGCTCGGGAATTGCGCCGCAGTTAATTGCTTTGAAAGGACCGTTCTTTCTGGATGAAAGTGAGTGGATAGCCTTTGCTATTACCTCTTTACCGGTGCCTGATTCTCCGGTGATCAAAACAGAACTGTCCGTTGGGGCTATTTTTTTCACCAGTTCTTTTAACTCACAACCAGCCTTTGACACTGCGATGAAATCATCGATAGCACCGCCGGAAGCGCGGAGTTTCTGTTTCAATAAACGGTTTTCGTCACGAAGTTTCTTATTCTCGAATGCGCGCGAAATGGCGTATTTTATCTGGCTAACCTCGAATGGTTTAGTAATATAATCGAAAGCACCTTCTCTTAAGGCCTCCACAGCCGTTTGAAGGCTGGCATAAGCCGTAATCATGATAACCGGGATATTCGAGTTCATCGAGTGGGCTTTTTTAAGAAGCTCGAGACCGGAGCCTCCAGGCATCTTGATATCAGAAATGATAAGATCGTATTTGGATTCAGCAAGTAGGTTGATCGCGCCGCGAAAACTACCCACAGTTTGAATTTCGTAACCCTCGCGCGTGAGCATAATATCGAGGAATTCCTGCATTGATTCCTCGTCATCGACGATAAGAATTCTACCTAATCGTTCTTTAATAGCCATTCTGCATCTCCACTTTTTAGTCCTTTTATTCTATCGACCCATGATTTTGCATTTGTAAGTATCCATGCAGTTTCAAGAATCTCACCGGCGCTATGAAATTTAATGTGTAACATAGGCAATCTTCCCCATCTTCCGGCGAACTTTCTAACTGTGTCTATTAATGTAATACCGCTTAGAGGAATAGTCAATCTCTTATCGGAGGTCCACATCCAAAATTGTAGTTCCTCTTCAGTTAGCACTAAAAGCCCGTTACCGCGAAGGTTAGATTTTGAATCGGGAATTGGGAAAGCTGCACAATTCGCACCGTTTGCAGAGAGAATAACATCGATACCGGGATTGGCCTTATGCCAATGTTTGTCTGTGCGATATGCAATGCGGACCACCATCCAGATTAAGAACGCGAATAGCAATAAGCCTGCTGTAACTCCAATAATTATTATTGTCCAAACTGGCATATTAATCTCCTAAAACTCTCCTCCGAGGCTTATATGATGATAGGGTTTTGCCGAAAATTCGCTTAAATCGTATTGCCAGGCAATATCGTAGTTAAAAAGCAACCACCAAATCCAAGCACGTGCTCCGAAGCCCATGCCGATCTTGATGTCTTCGAAATGGCTATCACGCCACCCGCGAAACTCTGACAAATCTGTTCCCGTGATGGTGCCGATGTCTGTGAAGAATACGCCGTTTATCCCGCCGATGGTTATCGGTGGCATGCCTAATTTTAAATATTGAATAAAAGGATACCTTAATTCGAGATTTGCTAGAAGATATGTCTGTCCCGAATATGCGAAGTAATTAAATCCCCTGAGTGGTAAAAGCATACGCGAGTAGTAGATATCTCTAACGGAATAGATATCATTATTAGTGGTTCGCCAATTGAGCCAGGATTCGGTTCCCCCTAACCAATAACGAGGTGTGCGCTCGCCTCGAGCTGCACCTGTAGCTAACCTTATTGCAAAAGAATATCCTTGCCCGAAATGAGTATATTTTCGTAAATCCATTCTGCCGGCGTAATAATCCATTGCGCTGTTATCTATTCCGGGCATAAGCTCGAAGGATACCTTCATTCTCGAACCCGTAAGTGGACCGGTGTTTCCCCAAAGCGAATTATCTCTCACAGCACCTAGAGATAGCTTAATATCGAAGGGTTTTTCGTTCTCGGGAAGTTCTTCGCCTTGTGGAACACCGATGAAGTTACGAATGACTTGGATGCCCTCGATAGAGCATTCCAATCGATCGAATTGGCTAAGGGGATAATGCGCGTAAAACCCACCACCTATAACACGGTCAGAGAAAATACGGTCATTGTTGTCCCAAAAATAATCACGGTAATGAAAAAGCGTCGCACCTAAATCTGTCCTTCGGGCGAGGTATGAATAATTAGCGTAAATCGTCGAGTTCTCGATATCGTCGAGTAAGTCAACAATAAAAGTAATTCGTTGGTTGCCAAGGAGATCGCTGAAACTTAAGTAGGTTTGCCCGACAAAACCATAGTAAGTATCATAGCCCACCACGCCTGAAATAAGGTCTAAGGAAAACTGTGGAGTATAGCCCTGAACTTCGCGCGAGAGGCTGTCTTTACTTTGTTCTTCATAGTCTAAACCAGTGAATTCATAGCGCCTGAGATCGCCGTTAAATATGGGAAGTGGTGACGAAGGTTCATCGTCGATGTTGCAGGCACAAATGCTATCGCGACCCGAGATGAAAGGCGTATTCACAAGTGAATCAAGAGCAATGGGGTGCTCAAGATAATAAACATCAAAGCCGCCATCGAAGTAAGCCGAGAAAACTATCCTGCGGCTATCTGTATCCCAACTCGGCGAAAATGCGCCGGAAAGTAAGTCAGAATAAGGTCGATGCACTACACTATCCCCAAGTTCCGCCATCCAGAGATTGCGAATGCCATTCCGTTCGCTGGTATATGCAATAAATTCGCCATTTGGAGAGTATGCTGGGTGATCGTTACCGAATCCATCAGTGGTAAGCGCCATGAAGGACGCATCGTCTAGATTGTAAATCCAGATGTTATATGCACCATAAGGGAATTCTTCAGGTTTCGGTTGCGAAGACATTTGCCCTTGTTCTTCTTTTAGTGATTCGATACTTTTTTCAATTGGTCTGTCGCTGGAGAAGGCAATACGTTTGCCATCCGGAGAAATCGAGGGCATTCTGTCGTCATATTTATCGGCCGTAATTGCTAAGGGTGTTGAGCCATCGAATTTTGCGATAAAAATATCCGACCTGTCACTAACGAGCGCCGAAAACGCTATAGCGCTATCGCCGGGAATGAAAACGGGCGAGGAAATCTCCCGAAAATCTTGCCAGCTGAGAGTTTTAATGATCTTCCAATCCTCGCTACTGTATATAACAAGTTCGTCATTATCTCCATGTTTACGAGAAAAAGCGAGGTAATTGCCGTCGCTCGACCAGCCCGGGCGGCTTCTAAAGGGGTGGAAACTTTCGGAAGAACCTTTGCGCTGACTGCTTGCTATCTTATGCCTTTCCTCCGTAATAATATCGATTGTGTAAAGACCAACATAGTCGTCTTTATCCGAGAGAAAGGCCACGGTGTGGCCATCGGGCGAGAAGGCTGGCATGACATTGTAATATGAGTGCTCCTTTTCATGGTCTGTAACGCGCGATGCTATGTCCTTAGGGCGCTTACGGAAGCCGTATTCAGGGAAATACTCAGTCTTTTTGGTTTCGAGCCAATCTTCATATAGTTTTTTCTGGTCTTTACCGATGGCGGATTTTAGGGCGGCATCGGCGGTTATATGCACCTGTCCTTTGCCGAGTATCTCTCCGACTTTGCGCCGTCCATAGCGACGCGCAATATAATTCACAACGCTCGCACCCTCTTTATAGGCAAGAAAACCCGATAAGTAATTGAGTGGAACAACATAATCGTTAAGGATTGCGTCACGGAGATACATATCGCTTTCGACATCCCAACATATCGATTCCCATTCACTTATACCTTCGGCAAGCCAGAGCGGCATCTCGAATATACGATTAGCTGCAAGCTGATTGACCGGGCCGCGCCCGAGAAGTTTATCGAAAACGATCCCGTGCGCCATCTCATGGATAAGGACATGTCGAAAATCCTCATAGCTTCCATTGAATGGCAAAACAACGCGTGTCTTAAATGACTCGGTGAAACCACCGGTGCCTTCGCCGAGAATCGACATTGTAATATTCGTTTGTTGGAAATCCCCGGGTGAGGCGTATAATATCACCGGCACCGGTTTTTCAACTCCGTGGCCTAAATCATCGCTGATTATATCGTAGGCCTCTTCGAGAATGTCGGCTGCGATAATCGCGAGATTCTCGAAACCATTCTCAAAATAAAGCGTGAAATGCTGCTCCTCGAAATAATACCACTCCCCGGTGTCATATTGCACCTTATTTCTGCCGAAGCTTTCGCAAAAAATTGAACCGACAAAAGACAGCAGGATCAAAGTAGTTATGTATGCGTGTTTAAAGGTCATTTACACCATGGCTTTTGTTATAAAGTAATCTTCTGGTTTGTGTTAAATAGTTCATTTCTCTGTATCGATATTCTAGATGCACGAATGTATATTCCTTTTATTTTGCTTTGATAAAAAAACCAATAATTCCAGCTAGTAGCATTTTTGCTGCCTAATCGTGTTTCAAAAGAATATAATGTAAACTGCCGGAGATTTCCAGCGGTAATCGAGGTTTTGGAATTGTTGAATGGAATTAATTATGGTATTATGAACAAGCTGCTATTGATAGGGGAGGG
The sequence above is drawn from the bacterium genome and encodes:
- a CDS encoding sigma-54-dependent Fis family transcriptional regulator, which codes for MAIKERLGRILIVDDEESMQEFLDIMLTREGYEIQTVGSFRGAINLLAESKYDLIISDIKMPGGSGLELLKKAHSMNSNIPVIMITAYASLQTAVEALREGAFDYITKPFEVSQIKYAISRAFENKKLRDENRLLKQKLRASGGAIDDFIAVSKAGCELKELVKKIAPTDSSVLITGESGTGKEVIAKAIHSLSSRKNGPFKAINCGAIPEQLLESELFGHRKGSFTGAIKDKMGLIEAANNGTFLLDEVGTTSPAIQVKLLRALEEREITAVGATSPTVIDVRLIAATNSNIKTMVADGSFREDLYYRLNVFHVHIPPLRERREDILPIANQILKKIAIRTEELPKTFSEKSAELIERAPWKGNVRELENALERAILMADKSEIQPKHLPDSAKEATPHETTSPFITIPDEYLPTMETVEKAYIFWVLMSHEWKKAKAAEMLGIDVSTLYRKIEKYDLKDLESE
- a CDS encoding PD40 domain-containing protein — translated: MTFKHAYITTLILLSFVGSIFCESFGRNKVQYDTGEWYYFEEQHFTLYFENGFENLAIIAADILEEAYDIISDDLGHGVEKPVPVILYASPGDFQQTNITMSILGEGTGGFTESFKTRVVLPFNGSYEDFRHVLIHEMAHGIVFDKLLGRGPVNQLAANRIFEMPLWLAEGISEWESICWDVESDMYLRDAILNDYVVPLNYLSGFLAYKEGASVVNYIARRYGRRKVGEILGKGQVHITADAALKSAIGKDQKKLYEDWLETKKTEYFPEYGFRKRPKDIASRVTDHEKEHSYYNVMPAFSPDGHTVAFLSDKDDYVGLYTIDIITEERHKIASSQRKGSSESFHPFRSRPGWSSDGNYLAFSRKHGDNDELVIYSSEDWKIIKTLSWQDFREISSPVFIPGDSAIAFSALVSDRSDIFIAKFDGSTPLAITADKYDDRMPSISPDGKRIAFSSDRPIEKSIESLKEEQGQMSSQPKPEEFPYGAYNIWIYNLDDASFMALTTDGFGNDHPAYSPNGEFIAYTSERNGIRNLWMAELGDSVVHRPYSDLLSGAFSPSWDTDSRRIVFSAYFDGGFDVYYLEHPIALDSLVNTPFISGRDSICACNIDDEPSSPLPIFNGDLRRYEFTGLDYEEQSKDSLSREVQGYTPQFSLDLISGVVGYDTYYGFVGQTYLSFSDLLGNQRITFIVDLLDDIENSTIYANYSYLARRTDLGATLFHYRDYFWDNNDRIFSDRVIGGGFYAHYPLSQFDRLECSIEGIQVIRNFIGVPQGEELPENEKPFDIKLSLGAVRDNSLWGNTGPLTGSRMKVSFELMPGIDNSAMDYYAGRMDLRKYTHFGQGYSFAIRLATGAARGERTPRYWLGGTESWLNWRTTNNDIYSVRDIYYSRMLLPLRGFNYFAYSGQTYLLANLELRYPFIQYLKLGMPPITIGGINGVFFTDIGTITGTDLSEFRGWRDSHFEDIKIGMGFGARAWIWWLLFNYDIAWQYDLSEFSAKPYHHISLGGEF